The following proteins are co-located in the Oceanimonas sp. GK1 genome:
- a CDS encoding YejL family protein, producing the protein MPIISKYDKQFDQLLSELEAVMDKHQAPADLRLMVLGNLATHIINHQVAPGQRKAIADKFASVLTSSVDTQKGAH; encoded by the coding sequence ATGCCCATTATTTCCAAGTACGACAAACAATTCGACCAGCTGCTGAGCGAGCTGGAGGCAGTGATGGACAAGCATCAGGCCCCGGCGGATTTGCGGCTGATGGTACTGGGCAACCTGGCCACGCACATCATCAATCATCAGGTGGCTCCCGGTCAGCGCAAGGCCATTGCCGACAAGTTTGCCAGTGTGCTGACCTCCTCCGTCGATACACAAAAAGGGGCGCACTAA
- the ahpF gene encoding alkyl hydroperoxide reductase subunit F: MLDANLKKQLDTYLQNIVSPIAVSVSGDDSPKSNELLTLAEEISGLSDHISLAQASAARTPSMSIAAAGQAPRVTFAGIPMGHEFTSLVLALLQTGGHPSKAAPELLEQIRNLKGEFHFETYVSLSCQNCPDVVQALNLMATLNPNITHVMIDGALFQDEVNERQVMAVPAVYLNGEHFGQGRMSLEEIVGKLDTGAAERQAEALNEQAPFDVLVVGGGPAGAAAAIYAARKGVRTGLVAERFGGQVMDTVGIENFISVPYTEGPKLAASLEQHVKEYEVELVTNQRAAGIRQNELIEVPLESGAVLKSKSVILATGARWRELNVPGEAEYRNKGVAYCPHCDGPFFKGKKVAVVGGGNSGIEAAIDLAGIVEHVTVVEFADSLRADEVLQRKARSMGNIDIIMNAQTTQVLGDGSRVNGLQYTDRVSGETRRLDVAGIFVQIGLVPNTEFLKGSEVELTRFGEVMIDPRGATSMAGVFAAGDATTVPYKQIIISMGAGATAALGAFDHLIRS, translated from the coding sequence ATGTTAGATGCGAATCTCAAAAAACAATTGGACACCTATCTGCAGAACATCGTCTCGCCGATAGCAGTCAGCGTGTCCGGTGACGACTCTCCCAAATCCAACGAATTACTGACGCTGGCTGAAGAGATCAGCGGGCTGTCAGACCACATCAGCCTGGCGCAGGCCTCCGCCGCCCGCACCCCCAGCATGAGCATTGCCGCCGCCGGCCAGGCGCCGCGGGTAACCTTTGCCGGCATTCCGATGGGCCACGAATTCACCTCGCTGGTGCTGGCCCTGCTGCAGACCGGCGGCCATCCCTCCAAGGCCGCGCCCGAACTGCTGGAGCAAATTCGCAACCTCAAGGGCGAGTTTCATTTCGAAACCTATGTGTCCCTGTCGTGCCAGAACTGCCCGGACGTGGTGCAGGCACTGAACCTGATGGCCACCCTGAACCCCAACATTACTCATGTGATGATTGACGGTGCCCTGTTCCAAGACGAGGTCAACGAGCGCCAGGTCATGGCGGTGCCCGCCGTGTACCTGAATGGCGAGCACTTTGGTCAGGGCCGCATGAGCCTGGAAGAGATCGTCGGCAAACTTGACACCGGTGCCGCCGAGCGCCAGGCCGAAGCCCTGAACGAACAGGCACCCTTTGACGTGCTGGTGGTGGGCGGCGGCCCGGCAGGGGCCGCGGCGGCCATTTACGCCGCCCGCAAGGGGGTGCGCACCGGCCTGGTAGCGGAGCGCTTTGGCGGCCAGGTGATGGACACGGTGGGCATTGAAAACTTCATTTCCGTGCCCTACACCGAAGGCCCCAAACTGGCGGCCAGCCTGGAGCAGCACGTCAAGGAATATGAGGTGGAACTGGTTACCAACCAGCGTGCCGCCGGCATTCGGCAGAATGAGCTGATTGAAGTGCCGCTCGAAAGTGGTGCCGTGCTTAAAAGCAAATCGGTGATCCTTGCCACCGGTGCCCGCTGGCGCGAGCTGAATGTGCCCGGCGAAGCCGAATACCGCAACAAGGGCGTGGCCTACTGCCCCCATTGCGACGGTCCCTTCTTCAAGGGCAAGAAGGTGGCAGTGGTCGGCGGCGGCAACTCCGGCATTGAGGCGGCCATCGATCTGGCGGGCATCGTCGAGCATGTCACCGTGGTGGAATTCGCCGACAGCCTGCGCGCCGACGAGGTGCTGCAGCGCAAGGCGCGCTCCATGGGCAACATCGACATCATCATGAATGCCCAGACCACCCAAGTGCTGGGCGACGGCAGCCGGGTGAACGGCCTGCAGTACACCGATCGTGTCAGCGGTGAAACCAGGCGCCTGGACGTGGCCGGCATCTTTGTACAGATTGGCCTGGTGCCCAACACCGAGTTCCTCAAGGGCTCGGAAGTGGAGTTGACCCGCTTTGGCGAAGTGATGATAGACCCCCGTGGCGCCACCTCCATGGCCGGCGTGTTTGCCGCCGGGGATGCCACTACCGTGCCCTACAAGCAGATCATCATTTCTATGGGGGCCGGCGCCACCGCCGCCCTGGGCGCCTTTGACCACCTGATCCGGTCGTAA
- the yejK gene encoding nucleoid-associated protein YejK — MSLDIEHIIVHSLFLNEQGQTELAKRDDELATGPAVTQLMSELHHIYNTKAGKVFGYFSDEDTGFRDLVRRMEDQSLGFAPFSHLAAERLLGELNRLDMQEEGVLLCVRYQWLGAHYLLIALLDNKDSVTVTDQLDVSRASYLDLGRMQLAARLDLTELRTRPESKRYFSFIKGRAGRKVSDFFLNFLSCVEGMDPKAQSQGLMKAVEEYCDARQLSKEEKQESKTLVSKYCREQLKEGEELELRELSAELGTDDDLDFYQFVSEEYELEERFPVDRSSLKGLTKYVGSGGGLTISFDQKLLGERIQYDAATDTLVIRGTPPNLKAQLQGNRE; from the coding sequence ATGAGCCTGGACATCGAACACATCATAGTGCATTCCCTGTTTTTAAATGAGCAGGGGCAGACCGAGCTTGCCAAGCGCGACGACGAGCTGGCCACGGGCCCGGCGGTTACCCAGCTGATGAGCGAGCTGCACCATATCTATAACACCAAGGCCGGCAAGGTGTTTGGCTATTTCAGTGACGAGGACACCGGTTTTCGCGATCTGGTGCGACGCATGGAGGATCAAAGCCTGGGTTTTGCGCCGTTTTCACACCTGGCCGCCGAGCGGCTGCTGGGCGAGCTGAACCGGCTGGACATGCAGGAAGAGGGCGTGCTGCTGTGTGTACGCTATCAGTGGCTGGGCGCCCACTACCTGCTGATTGCCCTGCTCGACAACAAGGACAGCGTCACCGTCACCGACCAGCTCGACGTGAGCCGGGCCAGCTACCTGGATCTGGGGCGCATGCAACTGGCGGCGCGGCTGGATCTGACCGAGCTGCGCACCCGCCCCGAGTCAAAGCGTTACTTTTCCTTTATCAAGGGCCGGGCCGGACGCAAGGTATCGGACTTCTTTCTCAACTTCCTGTCCTGTGTCGAGGGCATGGATCCCAAGGCGCAGAGCCAGGGGCTGATGAAGGCGGTGGAGGAATACTGTGATGCCCGCCAGCTGAGCAAGGAGGAAAAGCAGGAAAGCAAGACGCTGGTCAGCAAATATTGCCGGGAACAATTAAAAGAGGGGGAAGAGCTGGAACTGCGGGAGCTGTCGGCGGAGCTGGGCACCGACGACGATCTCGATTTTTACCAGTTTGTGAGTGAAGAGTATGAACTGGAAGAGCGTTTTCCGGTGGACCGCTCCTCCCTGAAAGGGCTGACCAAGTACGTCGGCTCCGGCGGCGGCCTGACCATCAGCTTTGATCAAAAACTGCTGGGCGAGCGTATTCAATACGATGCCGCCACCGATACCCTGGTCATCCGCGGCACGCCGCCCAATCTCAAGGCGCAATTGCAAGGGAATAGGGAATAG